In Haemorhous mexicanus isolate bHaeMex1 chromosome 6, bHaeMex1.pri, whole genome shotgun sequence, a single window of DNA contains:
- the DGKZ gene encoding diacylglycerol kinase zeta isoform X3: protein MECRECRGSWLGGDTCPALQPSRLSCETHGAVKLWGATLPQGSGGIAMSPTPCFSPLSLASHCPLALTATAWPGTHRGAYLIPGLCVNSHHPDAMETFFRRHFGRKGLRRTSVVAVPTGKARRRSQVGLPSASLAQCRRGSGTPAPSLSCLGLVRRPGTRRRSSTTPPCLSPRFAVQMKRGGQAQAIDAQLLGPTVLLASLVPTGEEGDRARCTDSTTSESPEDGGAAAGAEQGQHGHSAEETWLAMLPQLRPLQAGLLSRGSRCLRRASSHRLPTEALHGRAAYGLPGRYRRLSQRRRSSDAPQPGLLPSGHPRLVARHCAGVAGTKCPSATLVKDLGPEPTCHTTPDGWSPRLLKAIAKSSLQHMVAQPNPALALRSDSERQICSTVDWSEAAVYGEHIWFETNVSGDFCYVGEQNCMAKLLQKPLSRRKCAACKIVVHTPCIEQLEKINFRCKPSFRESGSRNIREPIVVRHHWVHRRRQEGKCRQCGKGFQQKFAFHSKEIVAISCSWCKQAYHSKVSCFMLQHIEEPCSLGAHAAVVVPPTWILRVRRPQNPLKSSKKKKRTSFKRKSSKKGAEEGRWKPFVIKPMPAPLMKPLLVFVNPKSGGNQGAKIIQSFMWYLNPRQVFDLSQGGPKEALELYRKVHNLRILACGGDGTVGWILSILDQLRINPPPPVAILPLGTGNDLARTLNWGGGYTDEPLSKILSHVEDGNIVQLDRWNLHVEPNPDTNPEEKDEAAADKLPLDVFNNYFSLGFDARVTLEFHESREANPEKFNSRFRNKMFYAGTAFSDFLTGSSKDLAKHVRLVCDGIDLTSKIQDLKPQCLVFLNIPRYCAGTMPWGNPGEHHDFEPQRHDDGCIEVIGFTMTSLAALQVGGHGERLCQCRQVVLTTSKAIPMQVDGEPCKLAASCIHISLRNQANMVQKTKRRNSMPLLNDQQPVPERLRIRVSRISMRDYEALNYDKEKLKEASVPLGIIVVPGDSDLELCRTQIEKLQEEGDGATPKTLSFQKLSPKWCFLDSTTADRFYRIDRAQEHLNYVTEISQDELYVLDPELVVTQTVSTSPAMPDLVDSSATPPGHHFAFPSCSSSPPSSPAPSTEPEHCLPHKDNLLIEAAKSGNFIKFQELHRAGRDLMVRDSSGQTVLHHAVKSGSKDIVKYIIENAPSEILDATEEEKETPRSTVLRKPMTLT, encoded by the exons ATGGAGTGCAGGGAATGCAGAGGGTCCTGGCTAGGCGGTGACACCTGCCCTGCCTTGCAGCCCTCTAGGCTGAGCTGTGAGACTCATGGAGCAGTAAAGCTGTGGGGAGCAACACTACCACAAGGCTCAGGTGGCATTGCCATGTCTCCCACtccctgcttcagccctctaTCCCTTGCTTCCCACTGTCCCCTTGCCCTGACAGCCACAGCGTGGCCTGGGACTCACAGGGGAGCCTACTTAATCCCTGGTCTCTGTGTTAACAGCCACCATCCGGATGCAATGGAAACCTTTTTTAGGCGGCACTTTGGGCGGAAGGGGCTGCGGCGCACCAGCGTggtggctgtgcccacaggCAAGGCCAGGCGTCGCTCCCAGGTGGGGTTGCCCTCCGCCTCGCTGGCCCAGTGCCGCCGCGGCTCAGGCACCCCAGCGCcatccctctcctgcctgggcCTGGTCCGGCGTCCCGGCACGCGTCGCCGCTCCAGCACCACACCGCCCTGCCTCAGCCCCAGGTTTGCCGTGCAGATGAAGCGCGGAGGCCAGGCACAAGCTATTGATGCCCAGCTGCTGGGTCCCACTGTCCTCCTGGCCAGCCTCGTCCCCACGGGAGAGGAGGGGGACAGAGCTCGCTGCACTGACAGCACCACATCTGAGTCTCCAGAGGACGgtggtgcagcagcaggagctgagcagggccagcacgGGCATAGTGCTGAGGAGACAtggctggccatgctgcccCAGCTGCGGCCGCTCCAGGCAGGCCTGCTGTCGCGGGGCTCCCGCTGCCTGCGGCGCGCCTCCTCCCACCGCCTGCCCACCGAGGCCCTGCACGGCCGGGCTGCCTACGGCCTGCCGGGCCGCTACCGCCGCCTCAGCCAGCGCCGGCGCTCCAGCGATGCccctcagcctgggctgctcccctcCGGCCACCCACGGCTGGTGGCCCGGCACTGTGCAGGAGTGGCTGGAACCAAGTGCCCCTCTGCCACCCTTGTCAAGGATTTGGGACCGGAGCCCACCTGCCACACCACCCCGGACGGCTGGAGTCCCCGGCTGCT GAAAGCTATTGCCAAATCAAGTCTCCAACACATGGTAGCCCAGCCAAACCCGGCACTAGCCTTGAGGAGTGACTCAGAGAGGCAGATATGCAGCACTGTGGATTGGAGC GAGGCTGCGGTCTATGGGGAGCACATCTGGTTTGAGACCAATGTCTCTGGGGACTTTTGCTACGTTGGGGAACAGAACTGCATGGCAAAGCTTCTG CAAAAACCTCTCTCCAGGCGCAAGTGTGCAGCCTGCAAGATCGTAGTGCATACACCCTGCATCGAACAGCTGGAGAAA ATAAATTTCCGCTGCAAGCCTTCCTTCAGGGAATCAGGATCCCGGAACATACGGGAG CCCATTGTTGTCCGACATCACTGGGTGCACCGGAGGCGGCAGGAAGGGAAATGCCGGCAGTGTGGCAAG GGTTTTCAGCAGAAGTTTGCCTTCCACAGCAAAGAGATTGTAGCCATCAGCTGTTCCTGGTGCAAACAAGCG TATCACAGCAAAGTATCGTGTTTCATGCTGCAACACATTGAAGAGCCCTGCTCACTCGGGGCTCACGCTGCTGTCGTCGTTCCTCCCACCTGGATACTGCGGGTCCGGCGGCCCCAG AATCCACTGAAATCTagtaagaagaagaagaggacaTCATTCAAGCGGAAATCCAGCAAAAAGGGGGCTGAG GAGGGGAGGTGGAAGCCCTTTGTCATCAAGCCCATGCCAGCTCCTCTCATGAAGCCCTTGCTGGTGTTTGTGAACCCCAAGAGTGGTGGGAATCAG GGAGCCAAGATCATCCAATCCTTTATGTGGTATCTCAACCCACGGCAGGTTTTCGACCTCAGCCAGGGTGGACCCAAGGAGGC GCTGGAGCTGTACCGCAAAGTCCACAACCTCCGGATCCTGGCGTGCGGGGGAGACGGCACG GTGGGCTGGATACTCTCCATTCTGGACCAGTTACGCATCAACCCACCTCCTCCTGTGGCCATCCTACctttggggacagggaacgACTTGGCCAGAACACTGAACTGGGGTGGG GGTTACACCGATGAGCCTCTGTCCAAGATCCTGTCGCACGTAGAAGATGGGAACATAGTACAGCTCGATCGCTGGAACCTCCATGTGGAGCCAAACCCTGACACAAACCCTGAGGAAAAGGATGAGGCAGCTGCTGACAAG CTCCCTTTGGATGTCTTTAATAACTACTTCAGCCTTGGCTTTGACGCACGGGTGACGCTGGAGTTCCACGAATCTCGAG AGGCCAACCCAGAGAAGTTCAACAGCCGGTTTCGGAATAAAATGTTCTATGCTGGG ACGGCTTTCTCCGACTTCCTCACCGGGAGCTCCAAAGACTTGGCGAAGCATGTCAGGCTGGTT TGTGATGGGATAGACCTGACCTCCAAGATTCAGGACCTGAAGCCCCAGTGCCTGGTCTTCCTTAATATCCCAAG GTACTGTGCAGGCACCATGCCCTGGGGCAACCCTGGGGAGCACCATGACTTTGAGCCCCAGCGCCATGATGATGGTTGCATTGAAGTTATTGGCTTCACCATGACATCACTG GCTGCCTTGCAAGTCGGTGGCCATGGGGAGCGGCTCTGTCAGTGCCGGCAGGTGGTTCTCACCACATCCAAGGCCATCCCCATGCAGGTAGATGGAGAGCCCTGCAAGCTGGCAGCTTCCTGCATCCACATCTCTCTGCGCAACCAAGCCAACATGGTGCAGAAGACCAAGCGGCGCAACTCCATGCCTCTGCTCAATGA ccagcagccagtgCCCGAGCGGCTGCGGATCCGGGTGAGCCGCATCAGCATGCGCGACTATGAGGCACTGAACTATGACAAGGAAAAGCTCAAGGAAGCCT ctgtgccactgGGGATCATCGTGGTTCCAGGAGACAGTGACCTGGAGTTGTGCCGGACCCAGATTGAGAAGCTGCAGGAG GAGGGAGATGGAGCCACGCCGAAGACACTGTCATTCCAGAAGCTGTCACCCAAGTGGTGCTTCCTGGACT CAACCACGGCCGATCGGTTCTACAGGATAGACCGCGCACAG GAACACCTCAACTATGTGACAGAGATCTCTCAGGATGAGCTCTATGTGCTGGACCCAGAGCTAGTGGTCACTCAGACTGTGAGCACTTCCCCTGCCATGCCTGACCTCGTGGACTCATCTGCCACACCCCCTGGGCACCATTTTGCATTTCCTTCCTGTTCCTCCTCTccaccctcctctcctgcccccaG CACTGAGCCTGAGCACTGCCTCCCACATAAAG